The Littorina saxatilis isolate snail1 linkage group LG13, US_GU_Lsax_2.0, whole genome shotgun sequence genome contains a region encoding:
- the LOC138983583 gene encoding transcription factor Sox-2-like — MSAMDYYKPVQHGPQGEALHYGKMSPKSYDQDIKPQLTQQHTPPSAGQMPPSSMGKGQNSHSPHHHSGSDMSGTTTPNGTSSGGVGAGGPGSNGSAAANNNNNNSSNAKNLDPSRVKRPMNAFMVWSRGQRRKMAQENPKMHNSEISKRLGAEWKLLTEAEKRPFIDEAKRLRAIHMKEHPDYKYRPRRKTKTLMKKDKYSLPGMSAGMPQGVRDSSMYPSHMNGYPMNGYHHMMSDPNAYHQHMANAQMAQYGYMPSQMQSQMTTPSYMNGTSSYSMSMAQMSPYSSMPTPQVSHGQSSVQSATHIKRETNTPQGSGSNPPGLTPAHQGSAKPYPEADLRQMISMYLPPGTEGSDMTHAALIAHQQQRMQQQQSHYASALSQAQDGGSSNTVPLSHM; from the coding sequence ATGTCCGCCATGGACTACTACAAGCCCGTGCAGCACGGCCCGCAGGGCGAGGCTCTCCACTACGGCAAGATGTCGCCCAAGAGCTATGACCAGGACATCAAGCCCCAGCTGACCCAGCAGCACACCCCGCCCTCTGCCGGCCAGATGCCCCCATCCTCCATGGGCAAGGGTCAGAACAGCcactccccccaccaccactccGGCAGCGACATGTCCGGCACGACGACTCCAAACGGCACTAGCAGCGGAGGCGTTGGAGCTGGCGGCCCTGGCAGCAACGGGTCGGCCGcggcaaacaacaacaacaacaactcgtCCAACGCCAAGAACCTGGACCCCAGCCGGGTCAAGCGGCCCATGAACGCCTTCATGGTGTGGTCCCGCGGCCAGCGCCGCAAGATGGCCCAGGAGAACCCCAAGATGCACAACTCCGAGATCTCCAAGCGCCTGGGCGCGGAGTGGAAGCTGCTGACGGAGGCCGAGAAGAGGCCCTTCATCGACGAGGCCAAGAGGCTGCGTGCCATCCACATGAAGGAGCACCCCGACTACAAGTACCGACCCCGCCGCAAGACGAAGACCCTGATGAAGAAGGACAAGTACTCCCTCCCCGGCATGTCAGCAGGCATGCCCCAGGGCGTCCGCGACTCCTCCATGTACCCGTCGCACATGAACGGGTACCCGATGAACGGCTACCATCACATGATGTCGGATCCCAACGCCTACCACCAGCACATGGCCAACGCCCAGATGGCCCAGTACGGCTACATGCCCTCGCAGATGCAGAGCCAGATGACCACCCCCTCCTACATGAACGGCACCTCCTCCTACTCCATGTCCATGGCGCAGATGTCCCCTTACTCGAGCATGCCCACCCCCCAGGTCTCCCACGGCCAGTCCTCGGTGCAGTCTGCGACCCACATCAAACGCGAGACCAACACGCCTCAGGGGTCCGGTTCCAACCCACCCGGGCTCACACCGGCCCACCAAGGCAGCGCAAAGCCCTACCCCGAGGCGGACCTGCGGCAGATGATCAGTATGTACCTCCCCCCGGGCACGGAGGGCAGTGACATGACCCATGCCGCTCTTATAGCCCACCAGCAGCAGCGCATGCAGCAGCAGCAGTCCCATTACGCCAGTGCCCTCTCCCAGGCGCAGGACGGTGGCAGCAGTAATACCGTCCCCCTTTCGCACATGTGA